The following are from one region of the Blastocatellia bacterium genome:
- a CDS encoding DUF3887 domain-containing protein, with amino-acid sequence MRKVLALFLLSLFMAGCSMLPHEAPPGDIDKAAALFVQRLNAAQYDAIYKDAARKFKDNQTKETILESLKELTAKGKLQEYRRIKMAYEGEGKDRVASPIYSAAFEQTRGDLTLNFIDESGEWKLVGFAFKQRAQSRVEQPRTDVAAASL; translated from the coding sequence ATGCGGAAGGTACTGGCTCTTTTCTTGTTGTCGCTTTTCATGGCAGGCTGTTCGATGCTGCCGCACGAAGCGCCGCCCGGAGATATTGATAAGGCGGCGGCGCTGTTTGTGCAACGCTTGAATGCCGCGCAGTATGACGCCATCTATAAGGACGCCGCTCGGAAGTTCAAAGACAACCAGACGAAAGAAACGATCCTGGAAAGCCTGAAAGAACTGACCGCCAAAGGCAAGCTGCAAGAGTATCGGCGCATCAAGATGGCCTATGAAGGCGAAGGCAAAGATCGCGTCGCTTCGCCGATCTATAGCGCCGCGTTTGAACAGACGCGGGGCGACCTGACGCTGAATTTCATTGACGAAAGCGGCGAGTGGAAACTGGTCGGCTTCGCCTTCAAGCAACGCGCACAGTCCCGCGTTGAACAGCCGCGAACGGATGTTGCCGCGGCGTCTCTGTAA